A window of Physeter macrocephalus isolate SW-GA unplaced genomic scaffold, ASM283717v5 random_1363, whole genome shotgun sequence contains these coding sequences:
- the LOC129391947 gene encoding DNA-directed RNA polymerase II subunit RPB1-like — protein MHPWDPYTPVPPGCTLGTPTHRSPPDAPLGPLHTGLPRMHPWDPYTPASPGCTLGTPTHRPPPDAPLGPLHTGLPRMHPWDPYTPASPGCTLGTPTHRPPPDAPLGPLHTGLPRMHPWDPYTPASPGCTLGTPTHRPPPDAPLGPLHTGLPRMHPWDPYTPASPGCTLGTPTHRPPPDAPLGPLHTGLPRMHPWDPYTPASPGCTLGTPTHRPPPDPLGPVHTGRPRMHPWDPYTPASPGCTLGTPTHRSPPDAPLGPLGL, from the coding sequence ATGCACCCTTGGGACCCCTACACACCGGTCCCCCCCGGATGCACCCTTGGGACCCCTACACACCGGTCCCCCCCGGATGCACCCTTGGGACCCCTACACACCGGCCTCCCCCGGATGCACCCTTGGGACCCCTACACACCGGCCTCCCCCGGATGCACCCTTGGGACCCCTACACACCGGCCTCCCCCGGATGCACCCTTGGGACCCCTACACACCGGCCTCCCCCGGATGCACCCTTGGGACCCCTACACACCGGCCTCCCCCGGATGCACCCTTGGGACCCCTACACACCGGCCTCCCCCGGATGCACCCTTGGGACCCCTACACACCGGCCTCCCCCGGATGCACCCTTGGGACCCCTACACACCGGCCTCCCCCGGATGCACCCTTGGGACCCCTACACACCGGCCTCCCCCGGATGCACCCTTGGGACCCCTACACACCGGCCTCCCCCGGATGCACCCTTGGGACCCCTACACACCGGCCTCCCCCGGATGCACCCTTGGGACCCCTACACACCGGCCTCCCCCGGATGCACCCTTGGGACCCCTACACACCGGCCTCCCCCGGATGCACCCTTGGGACCCCTACACACCGGCCTCCCCCGGATGCACCCTTGGGACCCCTACACACCGGCCTCCCCCGGATCCCTTGGGACCCGTACACACCGGTCGCCCCCGGATGCACCCTTGGGACCCCTACACACCGGCCTCCCCCGGATGCACCCTTGGGACCCCTACACACCGGTCCCCCCCGGATGCACCCTTGGGACCCCTCGGTCTTTAG